Proteins from a genomic interval of Acidobacteriota bacterium:
- the ispH gene encoding 4-hydroxy-3-methylbut-2-enyl diphosphate reductase: MVETLYLAKPRGFCAGVVMAIKAVEETAGAMEQTDGSRLTVYHAIVHNNDVVHRLQDEHKVHFVEELKELEPLRRHGAERGETLADTVVFSAHGVSPAVRDEADRLGLHTLDATCPLVTKVHSEAKKYAAKGFHILLIGDSTTHQEVVGTFGEAPESTTVVSVVGNRKHDTRLADPRTVEVPDPDRVVVLTQTTLSVDDTGKTIDILRTRFPDLVVPSRDDLCYATKNRQDAVRQIAGDVDLFLVVTSDYSSNGMRLLELAEELTPRAYRIERVEDLDETWFEGVRNVGVTSAASTPEDLVQEIVRYFNERNAALKVIEDGEWEDITFRQPRRQPPSELRE; the protein is encoded by the coding sequence ATGGTTGAGACGCTCTATCTGGCCAAACCCCGGGGATTCTGCGCCGGGGTGGTGATGGCGATCAAGGCGGTCGAGGAGACCGCCGGGGCCATGGAGCAGACCGACGGCTCCCGGCTGACGGTCTATCACGCCATCGTCCACAACAACGACGTGGTCCATCGCCTGCAGGACGAGCACAAGGTCCACTTCGTCGAAGAACTCAAGGAATTGGAACCGCTGCGCCGGCACGGCGCGGAACGGGGCGAGACCCTGGCCGACACGGTGGTCTTCTCGGCCCACGGCGTCAGCCCGGCCGTCCGTGACGAGGCCGACCGGCTGGGCCTTCACACCCTCGACGCCACCTGCCCGTTGGTGACCAAGGTCCATAGCGAGGCCAAGAAGTATGCCGCCAAGGGGTTCCACATCCTCTTGATCGGCGACTCCACGACTCATCAGGAAGTCGTCGGGACTTTCGGCGAAGCCCCCGAATCGACGACCGTCGTCAGCGTCGTCGGCAACCGCAAACACGACACGCGGCTGGCCGACCCGCGCACCGTGGAGGTGCCCGATCCCGATCGGGTAGTCGTTCTGACACAGACCACCCTTAGCGTCGACGACACCGGCAAGACGATCGACATCCTGCGAACCCGCTTTCCGGATCTGGTCGTCCCCTCCCGAGACGATCTTTGCTACGCGACGAAGAACCGCCAGGACGCCGTGCGACAGATCGCAGGTGACGTCGACCTGTTTCTGGTGGTCACCAGCGACTACAGCAGCAACGGCATGCGTCTCCTGGAGTTGGCCGAGGAGCTGACCCCTCGCGCCTATCGGATCGAGCGCGTCGAGGATCTTGACGAAACCTGGTTCGAGGGAGTCCGCAACGTCGGCGTCACATCGGCGGCTTCAACTCCCGAAGACCTGGTCCAGGAGATCGTCCGCTACTTCAACGAACGAAACGCGGCGCTGAAGGTGATCGAAGACGGCGAGTGGGAAGACATCACATTTCGACAGCCGCGACGTCAGCCCCCCAGCGAGCTACGAGAGTAA
- a CDS encoding DEAD/DEAH box helicase, with amino-acid sequence MSDRLENLRKAARESCAVAVWSRGVELSRAGAVTGERDDGDEATFLVSIKRGMISRTVTLYPDDAEWDCPCTREAPACEHVAAAVIAWSAALTEGEDLPKPRFSAGRVGYRLTRDRYGLALERAIVRDDGEQRLDWTLAALAAGRVDGPRIVSSQADLAVELTLGTHRHGLLSPNLIPQLFKRLRFCQDVRLDGSPVTIDQQSIGKQVYVSDGGDGFDLVLRDADAIDESFSNGIVRCDETLHPRKELGITGRELRDLTAGVHVSGDDAAELVTMTLPHLERTLTVVRETDRLPDTYVERPRVVVEIDGRDRSISVLAQVVYGQPPRARIERDRLVPISGTLPLRDREREKQIATAAQSTLGLRVGERVELSAGEAIQFRKRLADWPGEVHGEAIKRFRLTPTLVPDVTLDPAEFDATFATEWANEDGSRTGGQARPADVLRAWTSGESLVPLLDGGFAPLPTDWLERHGRLLADLLNARNADGRLPSSSQFDLAELCDELDESPPPDLQGLRGLLADRASLPEAPLPDDLQATLRDYQREGVGWLSLMQRAGLGALLADDMGLGKTVQALCALHGRSLVVAPTSVLHNWQQELTRFRPGLSFAVYHGASRSLDPDADVTLTTYAILRIDAEILAGVDWDTVVLDEAQAIKNPDSQVARAAYRLNAAHRITMTGTPIENRLEELWSQLQFLNPGLLGDRQAFSKRYVQPIQSGDDGAASALRRRVRPFVLRRLKRDVAPELPPRTDVVLRCQLDTSERELYDSLRLASRKDVLEKLAEGGNVMAVLEALLRLRQACCHGGLVPGQEVEHSSKLTLLRETLDSIVADGHKALVFSQWTSLLDRTEPVLNQARIPFLRLDGSTTNRGEVVDRFQAEEGPPVLLVSLRAGGTGINLTRADHIFLLDPWWNPAVEDQAADRAHRIGQENPVMVYRLVAEATVEEKILALQDAKRELAETALGDASAGGALTRDELLELLS; translated from the coding sequence ATGAGCGATCGACTCGAAAATCTACGCAAGGCTGCCCGCGAGTCCTGTGCCGTGGCCGTCTGGTCCCGCGGCGTCGAATTGAGCCGTGCCGGCGCGGTCACCGGCGAGCGAGACGACGGCGACGAGGCGACGTTCCTCGTTTCGATCAAGCGAGGGATGATCAGTCGTACCGTGACGCTCTATCCCGACGACGCCGAGTGGGACTGTCCGTGTACCCGCGAGGCTCCCGCATGCGAGCATGTCGCGGCGGCGGTGATCGCCTGGAGCGCGGCCCTGACCGAAGGCGAGGATCTGCCGAAGCCTCGATTCAGTGCCGGCCGAGTGGGGTACCGATTGACGCGGGATCGGTACGGCCTGGCGCTTGAACGCGCCATCGTTCGGGATGACGGGGAGCAGCGACTGGACTGGACTCTGGCGGCCCTTGCGGCCGGTCGCGTCGATGGTCCACGAATCGTCTCGTCGCAGGCGGATCTCGCGGTGGAGTTGACACTGGGGACCCATCGTCACGGTCTCCTGTCGCCGAACCTCATCCCTCAACTGTTCAAGCGACTCAGGTTTTGCCAGGACGTCCGACTGGACGGCAGCCCGGTGACGATCGACCAGCAGTCGATCGGAAAACAGGTCTACGTGAGCGACGGCGGGGACGGCTTCGATCTGGTGCTGCGGGATGCCGATGCCATCGACGAGTCCTTCAGCAACGGCATCGTTCGATGCGACGAAACGCTCCATCCACGGAAAGAACTGGGTATCACCGGTCGAGAATTGCGGGATCTGACGGCGGGTGTCCACGTCTCCGGGGACGACGCGGCGGAACTTGTCACCATGACGCTGCCCCATCTCGAACGAACTCTTACTGTCGTCCGCGAGACAGATCGGCTGCCGGACACCTACGTTGAGCGTCCGCGAGTGGTCGTGGAGATCGACGGTCGCGATCGCTCGATCTCGGTTCTGGCTCAGGTTGTCTATGGGCAACCTCCGCGGGCCCGGATCGAACGCGACCGGCTCGTCCCGATCTCCGGAACGCTCCCACTTCGCGATCGCGAGCGAGAGAAGCAGATCGCGACTGCGGCCCAGTCGACGCTGGGTCTCCGCGTCGGGGAGCGTGTCGAGTTGTCGGCAGGCGAGGCGATCCAGTTCCGCAAGCGGCTTGCCGACTGGCCCGGTGAGGTTCACGGCGAAGCCATCAAACGCTTCCGGCTGACGCCGACCCTGGTCCCCGACGTCACATTGGATCCGGCGGAATTCGACGCGACGTTCGCGACCGAGTGGGCGAACGAGGATGGTTCTCGCACAGGTGGCCAGGCAAGACCTGCCGATGTCTTGCGGGCATGGACCAGCGGGGAGTCGTTGGTGCCATTGCTCGACGGCGGCTTTGCGCCGCTGCCCACCGACTGGCTGGAGCGTCACGGGCGCCTGCTTGCAGACCTGCTCAACGCGCGGAACGCCGACGGTCGGTTGCCTTCCAGTAGTCAGTTCGATCTGGCCGAGCTGTGTGACGAGCTCGATGAGTCACCGCCACCGGACCTTCAGGGCCTACGAGGACTGCTGGCGGACCGCGCGTCGCTACCCGAAGCTCCACTTCCGGATGATTTACAGGCAACCCTTCGGGACTACCAACGGGAGGGCGTGGGCTGGCTCTCACTCATGCAGCGTGCCGGTCTCGGCGCTCTTCTGGCGGACGACATGGGATTGGGGAAGACCGTCCAGGCCCTGTGTGCGTTGCATGGTCGATCCCTCGTGGTGGCGCCGACCTCGGTGCTTCACAACTGGCAGCAGGAGCTGACCCGGTTTCGTCCGGGGCTCTCGTTCGCCGTCTACCACGGGGCAAGCCGCTCGCTGGATCCCGATGCCGATGTCACGCTGACGACCTACGCCATCCTCCGTATCGACGCCGAGATTCTGGCGGGCGTGGACTGGGACACCGTCGTTCTTGACGAAGCGCAGGCGATCAAGAACCCTGACAGTCAGGTGGCCCGCGCCGCGTATCGTCTGAACGCGGCCCACCGGATCACGATGACCGGCACCCCGATCGAGAATCGTCTGGAGGAACTGTGGAGCCAACTCCAGTTCCTGAACCCCGGCCTTCTCGGCGACAGGCAGGCGTTCAGCAAGCGGTACGTCCAACCGATTCAGAGTGGTGATGATGGGGCCGCCAGTGCGCTGCGGCGGCGGGTGCGCCCATTCGTTCTCCGCCGCCTGAAGCGGGACGTGGCACCGGAGCTGCCGCCACGAACCGACGTCGTCCTTCGATGTCAGTTGGATACGTCGGAACGCGAGCTCTACGACAGCCTGCGTCTGGCAAGCCGAAAGGACGTTCTGGAGAAGCTGGCCGAAGGTGGCAACGTCATGGCCGTCCTGGAGGCGTTGTTGCGTCTTCGTCAGGCGTGTTGTCACGGCGGACTGGTGCCGGGGCAAGAGGTCGAACATTCGTCCAAGCTGACACTGTTGCGGGAGACCCTGGACAGCATCGTCGCCGACGGACACAAGGCGTTGGTCTTTTCCCAGTGGACATCGCTCCTGGACCGGACCGAGCCGGTGCTGAATCAGGCCCGGATACCGTTCCTGCGTCTCGACGGCAGCACGACCAATCGTGGCGAGGTCGTCGATCGTTTCCAGGCGGAGGAGGGCCCGCCGGTCTTGCTGGTCTCGCTTCGGGCCGGTGGAACCGGCATCAACCTGACCCGCGCCGACCACATTTTCCTGCTGGACCCATGGTGGAACCCGGCCGTCGAGGATCAGGCGGCCGATCGAGCCCATCGGATCGGTCAGGAGAACCCGGTCATGGTCTATCGGTTGGTTGCGGAGGCGACGGTCGAGGAGAAGATCCTCGCACTCCAGGATGCCAAGCGGGAACTGGCCGAGACGGCGCTGGGGGATGCGAGTGCGGGTGGCGCACTGACCCGCGACGAACTTCTGGAGTTACTCTCGTAG
- a CDS encoding response regulator, with product MKRNFLVVVSNVALRESLAGELRQSGFTVTRAVSGAEAERVIKAVTFDAVMIESHLPDMTAAELSDRIHAVRPECRVLTLTSYDMIRNTPEQLQFGSDDFIINSQQVFELFGSDNGREGSSLSTQHRGTDSLLQVIDVMVGLLELEDRFFGASAHRSMQLAKATAEELGSDDDSLKEVVLATLLHDVGKIGVESDVLSAEGEFNEEQAERMREHVTASCRLFEHIQFPWKVMPVIRGHHERYDGKGYPDGLKAREIPMGARIVSIVDTYVALTSERTHRQAKTSEDALAELIREAGRQFDPEVLEAFQKVLDKRLAIRPDKVEPTVLIVDEQPEFRKLLKMRLLNEGLKIEEAESFEHALKTILESPPDLVVADVDPRSSDAFTFLEEMRSDKALRRVPFAMLARTDDRIVRMRALREGVDEYVSKQADLEEIILRIENVLAREAIRRRDDKTLVRRGITGDLVNLGLPDIVQTLTMGMKTACVTLTYDGDHGTLWFDNGEVKHAETKKLKGEDAFYEMIRWDDGEFVIEHGVKPKNTTVTADAMFLLMEGMRLIDESGAEGAKAAS from the coding sequence ATGAAACGGAATTTTCTTGTCGTCGTGTCCAACGTCGCGCTGCGCGAATCGCTGGCCGGCGAACTGCGTCAAAGCGGGTTCACCGTGACCCGCGCCGTCAGCGGTGCGGAAGCCGAACGTGTGATCAAGGCCGTGACCTTTGACGCCGTGATGATCGAGTCGCACCTGCCCGATATGACGGCCGCCGAACTCAGTGATCGGATTCATGCGGTCCGCCCCGAGTGCCGGGTCCTGACCCTGACCAGCTACGATATGATCCGTAACACGCCGGAGCAGCTCCAGTTCGGATCGGATGACTTCATTATTAACTCGCAGCAGGTCTTTGAGTTGTTCGGGAGCGACAACGGGCGGGAAGGCTCAAGCCTGTCCACTCAGCATCGCGGGACGGACTCTTTACTTCAGGTGATCGACGTGATGGTCGGTCTACTCGAACTGGAGGATCGTTTTTTCGGCGCGTCGGCCCATCGGTCAATGCAGCTCGCCAAGGCGACAGCCGAGGAGCTCGGTTCCGACGACGATTCACTCAAGGAAGTCGTGCTGGCGACACTGTTGCATGACGTCGGCAAGATCGGTGTCGAGTCCGACGTGCTGTCGGCCGAGGGCGAGTTCAACGAGGAACAAGCCGAGCGCATGCGCGAGCATGTAACCGCATCCTGTCGATTGTTCGAGCACATTCAGTTCCCGTGGAAGGTCATGCCGGTGATCCGCGGTCATCACGAACGCTACGACGGCAAGGGGTACCCCGACGGTCTCAAGGCCCGTGAGATTCCGATGGGTGCCCGTATCGTCTCGATCGTTGACACCTACGTCGCGCTGACATCGGAACGCACGCATCGTCAGGCCAAGACCTCCGAGGACGCTCTCGCAGAGTTGATCCGGGAGGCCGGCCGCCAGTTCGATCCCGAGGTCCTTGAGGCGTTCCAGAAAGTCCTGGACAAGCGACTGGCCATACGACCCGATAAGGTAGAGCCGACCGTCCTGATCGTCGACGAGCAGCCGGAGTTTCGCAAGCTACTCAAGATGCGTCTCCTCAACGAAGGGCTGAAGATCGAAGAGGCGGAAAGTTTCGAGCACGCGTTGAAGACGATCCTCGAATCGCCGCCGGATCTGGTCGTCGCCGACGTCGATCCCCGGAGCTCGGACGCTTTCACGTTCCTGGAGGAGATGAGGTCGGACAAGGCGCTGCGTAGGGTCCCGTTCGCGATGCTCGCGAGGACGGACGATCGAATCGTCCGCATGCGCGCGTTGCGCGAAGGCGTCGATGAATACGTCAGCAAACAGGCGGATCTGGAAGAGATCATTCTTCGTATCGAGAACGTACTGGCGCGCGAGGCGATTCGTCGTCGTGATGACAAGACTCTTGTGCGACGCGGGATCACCGGCGACCTGGTCAACCTGGGACTCCCGGATATTGTCCAGACGCTGACGATGGGAATGAAGACAGCCTGCGTGACTCTTACCTACGACGGCGATCACGGGACCCTGTGGTTCGACAACGGCGAGGTCAAGCACGCGGAGACCAAGAAGCTCAAGGGCGAGGACGCGTTCTACGAGATGATCCGTTGGGACGACGGCGAGTTTGTCATCGAGCACGGCGTGAAGCCCAAGAATACGACCGTCACCGCCGATGCGATGTTCCTTCTGATGGAAGGGATGCGCCTCATAGACGAGTCCGGGGCCGAGGGGGCCAAGGCCGCCTCCTGA
- a CDS encoding glycosyltransferase: MVSVLLPVRDAESTISACVRSMQRQRLESFECVLVDDGSTDRSVAVYRAAAGDDPRFRIVGGTGEGIVPALNLGLEHCRGTFVARMDGDDVMHRDRLAAQHVAAERSDRPLLLGCHTRLFPRDDNLGSGIRQYEKWLNSLLDGTDVQRDRFVECPLPHPTWFVRRSRMMEIGYQDVDWPEDYDFLLRHLAAGGEIGTVPRRLLAWRHGPTRLSQRSPRYGPKAFTRCKAHHLARGYLRDHPTFDLWGYGATGRSLCRELAGHGRQPRWIVETHPGRVGQTIAGARVVSPGEVDATQLERLLVSVAGAEPREQIRRWLTDHGHVEGQTFICLA, translated from the coding sequence TTGGTCTCTGTCCTGCTACCGGTGCGGGACGCCGAGTCGACGATCTCTGCCTGCGTTCGCAGCATGCAGCGCCAACGACTGGAGTCGTTCGAGTGCGTCCTGGTGGACGACGGATCGACCGACCGGTCGGTCGCCGTCTATCGAGCAGCCGCCGGAGACGACCCGCGATTCCGTATCGTTGGCGGAACCGGGGAGGGAATCGTGCCTGCGCTCAACCTGGGGCTGGAGCATTGCCGAGGGACGTTCGTCGCACGAATGGACGGCGACGATGTCATGCATCGTGATCGTCTGGCCGCGCAACACGTCGCCGCCGAGCGGTCCGACCGTCCACTTCTTCTCGGTTGCCACACTCGGCTCTTTCCGCGCGACGACAACCTGGGTAGCGGTATCCGACAGTACGAGAAATGGCTCAACAGCCTGCTCGACGGGACGGATGTTCAGCGCGACCGTTTCGTCGAGTGTCCCCTGCCCCATCCCACGTGGTTCGTACGGCGGTCTCGAATGATGGAGATCGGATATCAGGATGTGGACTGGCCCGAGGACTACGACTTCCTGCTCAGACATCTTGCCGCAGGAGGTGAGATCGGCACGGTCCCGCGACGCCTTCTCGCATGGCGTCATGGCCCGACTCGGCTATCGCAGAGATCCCCGCGCTACGGGCCCAAGGCGTTCACACGATGTAAGGCCCATCACCTCGCGCGGGGTTATCTGCGTGATCATCCTACGTTCGACCTGTGGGGCTACGGTGCCACCGGTCGATCGTTGTGTCGCGAGCTTGCCGGTCATGGTCGACAACCACGCTGGATCGTGGAGACCCACCCCGGCCGGGTCGGGCAGACCATCGCCGGCGCGCGGGTCGTGTCTCCGGGCGAAGTGGACGCGACCCAACTGGAGCGATTGCTCGTCTCGGTCGCCGGGGCGGAACCCCGCGAACAGATCCGCCGCTGGCTTACCGATCACGGACACGTAGAGGGTCAGACGTTTATTTGTCTGGCGTAG